A stretch of Pseudomonas sp. LRP2-20 DNA encodes these proteins:
- a CDS encoding amino acid adenylation domain-containing protein, producing MSTLDQSLKLARRFIELPLEKRRVFFAALRDEQVDFTHYPIPDCSGVAGRDQLSYAQQRMWFLWQLEPGSAAYNLPGAVRLLGKLNHQALDLAFADLVQRHECLRTTFEEVDGQALQRVGDGAQVQVRHVDLSGLDADQRLRRTREEVAREAGQPFDLRQGPLLRVALLQLAADEHVLLLTLHHIIADGWSMNILIEELMRCLDARSAGNQAQLPALAVHYRDYALWQRSWMEAGEQVRQLDYWRAQLGEEHEPLELPTDRPRPAQPSHAGARLEFAIDNELRNGLKALAQRQGVTLFVVLLAAFKTLLYRYSGQGDIRVGGLIANRNRGEVEGLIGFFVNTQVLRSQLDGRQTFAQLLQALRQTALGAQAHQELPFDALLEALQPSRSQSHNALFQVMYNHQPLVTDIQGMRLGCGLQLAHLDAEQSVASARSHAAASDLMLETREEGERLLAAFTYATDLFDATTVERMAGHWCNLLRSVLADPQRRVGELQVLDAAECRQLQRWALHAPAPQATALAHQRFQAQAARTPEAVALVLAGAGQGASLSYAELERRSNRLAQRLLKSGVGPEVLVGVALERSLDMGVALLAVLKAGGAYVPLDPQAPSERIAQVFADSGLRLLLTQSGLLNHLPVAEGIEVLCLDQAQEAQPEHAPQVALQPGNLAYVIYTSGSTGRPKGVAISHGALAEFCELATDYSRLSVDDRVLQFATCSFDGFVEQFYPPLCVGARVVLRDSRLWDSASFLQALQQHGITVADLPAAYWHMLVQDYARATPQAFGALRQVHVGGEAMAVDGLDLWRRAGLGGVRLLNTYGPTEATVVSSIHDCTALASQEVSWRGIPIGQGLAGRRLCILDGELQPVPAGAIGELYIGGPGLARGYHGQPALSAERFLPDPEVPCERLYRTGDRARFDANGAIEYIGRVDHQVKVRGFRIELGEIEMRLQQCPGVREAAVLALDMPGGRQLVAYVVTEADGASAEAQRQAIREGLRATLPDYMVPAHLVLLAKLPLTPSGKLDRKALPAPDPSQLQASFRAPASEQEQQLAAIWMEVLQVPRVGLDDSFFDLGGHSLLAAQVIARIKSELGVALPMRSLFERPHLAALAQELQALGGTADQDWADMEAFMNSLEEV from the coding sequence ATGAGCACCCTCGATCAATCCCTGAAGCTGGCGCGCCGCTTCATTGAACTGCCGCTGGAAAAACGCCGTGTCTTCTTCGCCGCCCTGCGCGACGAGCAAGTCGATTTCACCCACTACCCGATCCCCGACTGCAGCGGTGTCGCCGGCCGCGACCAGCTCTCCTATGCCCAGCAGCGCATGTGGTTCCTCTGGCAGCTGGAGCCGGGCAGCGCCGCCTATAACCTGCCGGGGGCCGTGCGCCTGCTCGGCAAGCTGAATCACCAGGCGCTGGACCTGGCCTTTGCCGACCTGGTGCAGCGCCACGAGTGCCTGCGTACCACCTTTGAGGAGGTCGACGGGCAGGCGCTGCAGCGTGTCGGTGACGGCGCCCAGGTGCAGGTTCGCCATGTCGATCTGTCCGGCCTGGACGCGGATCAGCGCCTGCGGCGGACCCGTGAAGAAGTCGCCCGTGAGGCCGGCCAGCCGTTCGACCTGCGACAGGGCCCGCTGCTGCGGGTGGCGCTGCTGCAACTGGCGGCGGATGAGCATGTGCTGTTGCTGACCCTGCATCACATCATTGCCGACGGCTGGTCGATGAACATCCTCATCGAAGAGCTCATGCGCTGCCTGGATGCCCGCAGCGCTGGAAACCAGGCCCAGTTACCGGCACTGGCCGTGCACTACCGCGACTACGCCCTGTGGCAGCGCAGCTGGATGGAAGCCGGCGAGCAGGTGCGGCAGCTCGACTACTGGCGGGCTCAGCTGGGCGAGGAGCACGAGCCACTGGAATTGCCCACCGACCGGCCACGCCCGGCACAGCCGAGCCACGCCGGCGCGCGCCTGGAGTTCGCCATCGACAACGAGTTGCGCAATGGCCTGAAGGCGTTGGCCCAGCGCCAGGGCGTGACCTTGTTCGTGGTGCTGCTGGCGGCCTTCAAGACCCTGTTGTACCGCTACAGCGGGCAGGGCGACATCCGCGTCGGCGGCCTGATTGCCAACCGCAACCGCGGTGAGGTCGAGGGGCTGATCGGTTTCTTCGTCAATACCCAGGTGCTGCGCAGCCAGCTGGACGGCCGCCAGACCTTCGCCCAGTTGTTGCAAGCGCTGCGCCAGACCGCCCTGGGCGCGCAAGCCCATCAGGAGCTGCCGTTCGATGCGCTGCTGGAGGCGTTGCAGCCCAGCCGCAGCCAGAGCCACAACGCCCTGTTCCAGGTCATGTACAACCATCAGCCCCTGGTCACCGACATCCAGGGCATGCGCCTGGGGTGCGGCCTGCAGCTGGCGCACCTGGATGCCGAACAGAGCGTGGCCAGCGCCCGCAGCCATGCCGCCGCCAGCGACCTGATGCTGGAGACCCGCGAGGAAGGCGAGCGCTTGTTGGCCGCCTTCACCTACGCCACCGATCTGTTCGACGCCACCACCGTCGAGCGCATGGCCGGGCATTGGTGCAACTTGCTGCGCAGTGTGCTCGCCGACCCGCAACGTCGAGTCGGCGAGCTGCAAGTGCTCGATGCTGCAGAGTGCCGCCAGTTGCAGCGTTGGGCACTGCATGCACCCGCACCGCAGGCAACGGCTTTGGCCCATCAGCGCTTCCAGGCACAGGCAGCGCGCACGCCCGAGGCGGTCGCGCTGGTACTGGCCGGCGCAGGGCAGGGCGCCAGCCTGAGTTACGCCGAACTGGAACGCCGCAGCAACCGCCTGGCCCAGCGCCTGCTGAAGTCGGGTGTCGGGCCTGAGGTGCTGGTGGGTGTGGCCTTGGAGCGCTCGCTGGACATGGGGGTTGCCCTGTTGGCGGTGCTCAAGGCCGGTGGTGCCTATGTGCCGCTGGACCCGCAAGCGCCCAGCGAGCGTATCGCCCAGGTTTTCGCCGACAGCGGCCTGCGCCTGCTGCTGACTCAGTCGGGCCTGCTGAACCACTTGCCCGTGGCTGAGGGTATCGAGGTCCTGTGCCTGGACCAGGCGCAGGAAGCACAACCTGAGCATGCCCCGCAGGTAGCACTGCAGCCCGGCAACCTGGCCTACGTGATCTACACCTCCGGCTCCACCGGCCGCCCCAAGGGCGTCGCCATCAGTCATGGCGCGCTGGCCGAGTTCTGCGAACTGGCAACCGACTATTCGCGCCTGAGCGTGGATGATCGGGTGCTGCAGTTCGCCACCTGCAGCTTCGACGGGTTCGTCGAGCAGTTCTACCCACCGCTGTGTGTCGGTGCCCGCGTGGTGCTGCGCGACAGTCGCCTGTGGGACAGCGCCAGTTTCCTGCAGGCACTGCAGCAGCACGGCATTACCGTCGCCGACCTGCCAGCCGCCTACTGGCACATGCTGGTGCAGGATTACGCCCGTGCCACCCCACAAGCGTTTGGCGCACTGCGCCAGGTGCATGTCGGCGGCGAAGCCATGGCGGTCGACGGCCTCGACCTGTGGCGCCGCGCTGGCCTGGGCGGCGTGCGCCTGCTCAACACCTATGGCCCGACCGAAGCCACGGTGGTGTCCAGCATCCACGACTGCACGGCGCTGGCATCGCAGGAGGTGTCCTGGCGCGGCATTCCCATTGGCCAGGGCCTGGCCGGCCGGCGCCTGTGCATCCTCGACGGCGAGCTGCAGCCTGTGCCGGCGGGCGCCATCGGTGAGCTGTACATCGGTGGGCCTGGCCTGGCACGCGGTTATCACGGCCAGCCCGCGCTCAGCGCCGAACGCTTCCTACCCGACCCCGAAGTCCCCTGCGAGCGCCTGTACCGCACCGGTGACCGTGCCCGTTTCGACGCCAATGGCGCCATCGAGTACATCGGCCGGGTCGATCATCAGGTGAAGGTGCGCGGCTTCCGTATCGAGCTTGGCGAAATCGAGATGCGCCTGCAGCAATGCCCTGGCGTACGCGAGGCGGCGGTGCTGGCCCTGGACATGCCTGGCGGGCGGCAGTTGGTGGCCTATGTGGTCACCGAAGCCGATGGCGCCAGTGCCGAAGCGCAGCGCCAGGCGATCCGCGAGGGCCTGCGCGCGACGCTGCCGGACTACATGGTCCCTGCGCACCTGGTGCTGCTGGCAAAGCTGCCGCTGACCCCCAGCGGCAAGCTCGACCGCAAGGCCTTGCCCGCGCCTGACCCGAGCCAGTTGCAGGCCAGCTTCCGCGCGCCGGCCAGCGAGCAGGAACAACAGCTGGCGGCGATCTGGATGGAAGTCCTGCAGGTGCCCCGCGTCGGCCTCGACGACAGCTTCTTCGACCTGGGCGGGCACTCGTTGCTGGCGGCCCAGGTCATTGCCCGGATCAAGTCCGAACTGGGCGTCGCGCTGCCCATGCGCAGCCTGTTCGAGCGCCCGCACCTGGCCGCCCTGGCGCAAGAGCTGCAGGCCCTGGGCGGCACCGCCGACCAGGACTGGGCCGACATGGAAGCGTTCATGAATTCACTGGAGGAGGTTTGA
- a CDS encoding TauD/TfdA family dioxygenase: protein MSATLELLARPLLPGQRSLPLLVEAPHAGLDLNEALQPIRALVDRHLLDAGGILFRGFEVGGAEAFRSFAGGFGHPLLNYEFGSTPRSNVTQGVYTSTEYPPHQKIPLHNEQAYTREWPMKIWFYSMIAAESGGETPIADSREVFRRIDPRIHERFNRHGLMYVRNFGNGLDVPWEQVFNSDDPAVVEAYCQRHAISCDWKDDGELRTRQICQAVARHPRTGEDVWFNQAHLFHVSNLPPEVRESLLEIVDEEDLPRNVYYGDGSPIEDSILDEVRGVLDECTIAFPWQEGDVLMLDNMLAAHARSTFTGKRKVIVAMAEGHGAG, encoded by the coding sequence ATGAGCGCCACACTGGAGCTGCTTGCCCGGCCACTGCTGCCCGGTCAGCGCAGCCTGCCCCTGCTGGTCGAGGCACCCCACGCCGGCCTGGACCTCAACGAAGCGCTGCAGCCGATCCGTGCGTTGGTAGACCGCCACTTGCTCGACGCCGGTGGCATTCTTTTTCGCGGTTTCGAGGTGGGTGGCGCCGAGGCCTTCCGCAGTTTCGCTGGCGGCTTTGGCCACCCGCTGCTGAATTACGAGTTCGGCTCTACCCCGCGCAGCAACGTCACCCAAGGCGTGTACACCTCCACCGAGTACCCGCCGCACCAGAAGATCCCGCTGCACAACGAGCAGGCCTACACCCGTGAATGGCCGATGAAGATCTGGTTCTACAGCATGATCGCCGCCGAAAGCGGAGGGGAAACGCCGATCGCCGACAGCCGCGAGGTGTTCCGCCGCATCGACCCGCGCATCCATGAACGCTTCAACCGCCATGGGCTGATGTACGTGCGCAACTTCGGCAATGGTCTGGATGTGCCCTGGGAACAGGTGTTCAACAGTGACGACCCGGCCGTGGTGGAAGCCTACTGTCAGCGCCATGCGATCAGCTGCGACTGGAAGGATGACGGCGAACTGCGCACCCGCCAGATCTGCCAGGCCGTGGCCCGCCACCCACGTACCGGCGAAGATGTGTGGTTCAACCAGGCGCACCTGTTCCATGTTTCCAACCTGCCGCCTGAAGTGCGCGAGAGCCTGCTGGAAATCGTCGACGAGGAAGACCTGCCACGCAACGTCTACTACGGCGACGGTTCACCTATCGAAGACTCGATTCTCGACGAAGTGCGCGGCGTGCTGGATGAATGCACCATCGCCTTCCCGTGGCAGGAGGGTGATGTGCTGATGCTCGACAACATGCTCGCCGCCCATGCCCGCAGCACGTTCACCGGCAAGCGCAAGGTCATCGTGGCGATGGCCGAGGGGCACGGCGCGGGCTGA
- the phnN gene encoding phosphonate metabolism protein/1,5-bisphosphokinase (PRPP-forming) PhnN: MQHDASAREGASGRLIFLIGPSGSGKDSLIDASRAQLSAAGVEIARRVITRSAEAKGEAAHGVSAERFAQMRSEGAFAMHWRANGLEYGIPAQVDQWLAQGHSVLVNGSRAYLPAARERYPDLLAVCLEVQPEVLRERLLARGRETPEQVDQRLSRNARLQLEAAPWVHRLDNSGELAAAVTGLLDLLRQEKLIA, from the coding sequence ATGCAACATGACGCAAGCGCCCGAGAAGGCGCCTCAGGCCGCCTGATATTTCTGATAGGACCATCGGGTTCGGGAAAAGATTCCCTGATCGATGCTTCTCGTGCGCAATTGTCTGCCGCAGGGGTGGAAATAGCCCGTCGGGTCATCACGCGCTCCGCCGAGGCCAAGGGTGAAGCAGCCCACGGCGTGAGCGCGGAACGCTTCGCACAAATGCGCAGTGAGGGCGCATTCGCCATGCACTGGCGGGCCAATGGCCTTGAGTACGGGATTCCGGCCCAGGTGGATCAGTGGCTGGCGCAAGGGCACTCGGTACTGGTCAACGGTTCGCGGGCCTATCTGCCCGCCGCGCGGGAACGCTACCCGGATCTGTTGGCGGTGTGCCTTGAAGTGCAACCCGAAGTGCTGCGTGAGCGCTTGCTCGCCCGCGGGCGGGAAACCCCGGAGCAAGTCGATCAGCGCCTGTCGCGCAATGCCCGGCTGCAATTGGAGGCAGCGCCGTGGGTGCACCGCCTCGACAATTCAGGTGAATTGGCAGCGGCGGTTACGGGCTTGCTCGATCTGCTGCGTCAGGAAAAGTTGATTGCCTGA
- the mgtE gene encoding magnesium transporter, translating into MTEVEVKKAQESLQDRLAQVVELLQRQRVVEDLTHRQEGQHNDLVENLVHRQNLVDLQRKLDDLHPADVAYILEALPLQDRLTVWQLVRSDRDGDILLEVSDSVRQSLIADMDDHEILAAAKEMDADELADLAPELPRDVVHELMESLDAQQRERVRSALSYDEEQVGALMDFEMVTIREDISLEVVLRYLRRLKELPNHTDKLFVVDYEGILKGVLPIKRLLVNDPEKKVTEVMATDPVSFHPEEDAYDAAQAFERYDLVSAPVVDKSDRLIGRLTIDEMVDLIREESESEVLNMAGLREEEDIFASVWRSLRNRWAWLAINLITAFVASRVIGLFEGSIEKLVALAALMPIVAGIGGNSGNQTITMIVRAMALDQVSPGNTSRLMRKELAVGLLNGLVWGGVIGAVAFWLYGSWSLGVVMTAAMTLNLLLAAFMGVLIPMTLTRLGRDPAMGSSVMITAVTDSGGFFIFLGLATLFLL; encoded by the coding sequence ATGACTGAAGTAGAAGTAAAGAAAGCTCAAGAGAGCCTGCAGGATCGCCTGGCCCAGGTGGTCGAACTGCTGCAGCGTCAACGTGTGGTAGAAGACCTGACCCACCGTCAGGAAGGTCAGCACAATGACCTGGTAGAGAACCTCGTCCACCGCCAGAACCTGGTCGACCTGCAGCGCAAGCTGGACGACCTGCACCCTGCCGACGTTGCCTACATCCTCGAAGCCTTGCCTCTGCAAGACCGCCTGACGGTCTGGCAGCTGGTGCGCTCGGATCGCGACGGCGACATCCTCCTCGAAGTTTCCGACTCTGTTCGTCAATCGCTGATCGCCGACATGGACGATCACGAGATCCTGGCTGCCGCCAAGGAAATGGACGCCGACGAACTGGCCGACCTGGCGCCAGAGCTGCCGCGTGATGTGGTTCACGAGCTGATGGAAAGCCTCGATGCCCAGCAGCGCGAGCGCGTGCGTTCGGCATTGAGCTACGACGAGGAGCAAGTCGGTGCGCTGATGGACTTCGAGATGGTTACCATCCGCGAAGACATCAGCCTGGAAGTGGTGCTGCGCTACCTGCGTCGACTGAAAGAGCTGCCCAACCATACCGACAAACTGTTCGTGGTCGACTACGAAGGCATCCTCAAGGGTGTACTGCCGATCAAGCGTCTGCTGGTCAACGACCCAGAGAAGAAAGTAACGGAGGTCATGGCAACCGACCCCGTGTCTTTCCACCCTGAGGAAGATGCTTACGACGCCGCTCAGGCCTTCGAACGTTATGACCTGGTTTCGGCACCGGTAGTGGACAAGAGCGATCGCCTGATCGGCCGTCTGACCATCGACGAGATGGTCGACCTGATCCGTGAGGAGAGCGAAAGCGAAGTCCTCAACATGGCCGGTCTGCGTGAGGAGGAAGACATCTTCGCCTCGGTCTGGCGTTCGCTGCGCAACCGCTGGGCGTGGCTGGCGATCAACCTGATTACTGCCTTCGTCGCCTCGCGGGTGATCGGTCTGTTCGAAGGCTCGATCGAGAAACTGGTGGCGCTGGCTGCGCTGATGCCGATCGTTGCCGGTATTGGTGGCAACTCGGGTAACCAGACCATCACCATGATCGTCCGCGCCATGGCGCTGGACCAGGTGTCGCCAGGCAACACCAGCCGGTTGATGCGCAAGGAACTGGCGGTGGGGCTGCTCAATGGCCTGGTCTGGGGCGGGGTGATCGGTGCGGTGGCGTTCTGGCTGTATGGCAGCTGGTCACTGGGCGTGGTGATGACCGCAGCGATGACGCTGAACCTGTTGCTGGCGGCATTCATGGGTGTGCTGATTCCGATGACCCTGACGCGCCTGGGGCGCGACCCGGCCATGGGTTCGAGCGTGATGATCACTGCCGTGACCGACAGCGGCGGCTTCTTTATCTTCCTGGGCCTGGCAACGCTGTTCCTGCTCTGA
- a CDS encoding Arc family DNA-binding protein: MRPMKQAIYSSRTADKFVVRLPDGMRERIAEVARNHHRSMNSEIIARLEQSLIQEGALGDELSMRLDSPELSLHERELLQRFRQLSHRQQNALVALIAHDVEMAADAS, translated from the coding sequence ATGCGCCCAATGAAACAGGCTATTTATTCGAGCCGCACCGCTGACAAGTTCGTCGTCCGCCTGCCAGACGGGATGCGTGAGCGCATTGCCGAGGTAGCGCGCAACCATCACCGCAGCATGAACTCCGAGATCATCGCGCGCCTGGAACAGAGCCTTATCCAGGAAGGCGCGCTGGGCGACGAGCTGAGCATGCGCCTGGACAGCCCGGAGCTGTCGCTGCACGAGCGCGAGCTCCTGCAACGTTTCCGCCAGCTGTCACACCGCCAGCAGAATGCGCTGGTGGCCCTCATCGCTCACGATGTGGAAATGGCGGCCGACGCCTCCTGA